Below is a window of Pochonia chlamydosporia 170 chromosome 7, whole genome shotgun sequence DNA.
CCTTAATGAATAGCTGCCCTGCCGATCATCTCGGCCCACCCACAGCACGACGAACTTGGCCGATattgaggagaagaagaagacgcacAATACAAGTCTACATACTACTTGAGGTTTTTTAGGGCACCTTAACTAACCTAAAGGTTAAAGTTAACCTAAGGAGAGAGCACTATAGAATTCTAGTAGTATAAATCTTATATCTTTTATTAGCTATACAATTTTACTTAGGTGCTTTAACTTAGCTACTTTAGTGTTACGTTTTAGTTCATAGGCTGTGCCCAGGCCGCAGAACGGGCTAGCTGACATCGAGGCCACCCCACAGACGGATAAGGCACACGCTGGAATAATACATGTAGTCCAGGCGCAGacagatcaattgatcgcaGTAATTCACGTGTTACAGTTGGCTGTGTTCCAGCCGCTCGCGTGTGGCTGTGGGCACTCTCCATCCAATACTTACAAGACAGTGTTtcactacctaggtacctataggcagcatcctcatcaatagtgatgtggccttgtacagtacgtgtacgtacagtactgtattttagccctagtaccgtacgtacaatggggttgtacagtacagtacatacatacaaatttccccttcctttttgggcaatagtgagccctgcccttgcaccatttttgagcctcaaacctcagattccacctcagtgtcaacacccaatatatcacccgtcgactgtaatacacctcccactcaaaatcctcattggttgaggccatcgcgccgtccatccagaccttcttgccctgcgcattcacaaataactcgagatatgaatcttcgagttctagccagtccttctcctcaagatccgcccagcgctttttTAGGgttagctttggtgggcgccatctttttagcgataccttcaattggtacaaaatcaggagtgcgttgagccaacagagcttttgtacagctccgtatttgtacgatgtgacccacaaattcccctatttggaatatcgtacgtacgcagtacgcgtacgtactttttcttcttgtacgtacgtacgtacaacagtgttgtacgaaaagtacaacatcactaCTCATCAAGGCATCCGCGCCACCTATCGCCCGCCTTAGATTAAATCAGCCTCATAATTCACACTTCTCGTGCAAGATGCACTATTGGACGCAAAAATAGGTCAGAGTTATTAGTATTTCTACAGAAAAAGTTGGAGTTCTAAATATCTTCCTACTCTGATATttcaaccaaaccaaaagacGAAAGAGTCGCCATGAACGACTATAGACCCAATGCACCAGCACAAGCAATCCGTCTTCTGCACCTTCTTCCTAGAACCAGTTCTGGAATGCTTTCTGGCAAGCTAAAGAAAGTGTCCATCGATGCTACGCCTACATTTGTTTCGATATCCCATGTATGGGGTAGCAATCTTGCAGAGGCTCGTATGCAGGTTGACTCGGGCAGTGGAAACAAGTTTGTGCCAATATCGAGAAACCTGGAGTCTCTTTTGCAGTCTCTGCTTAGCCATAGCTCAGATACCTTGCCTCAACTCTGGCAAAGTGAGCTATTACTTCCCATGTGGATAGATATGGTCTGTATTGATCAAGCGGATGAGGGCGACAAGTCGTCCCAAATTCCACTTATGCGTCGCATATATTCACAGTCAAAAATTGTTCTCATCTGGATCAATGAGTCAGACGGCCACCTTCGCTACGCATTTCAATATCTTCGTCATATTGCAAAGTCTAGGTCCTGTACTGGCAAAGATGAACTTTGGACACTATTCGATCCAATGGGCTGGGATGCTTTGATAAGGCTCCTGGGGTGCGATTGGTTTCACAGGAGATGGGTCATTCAAGAGGCAGTTCTTTCAAAGGAGGCCATCTTTTTATGTGGTCCGGATGTCATGCCAATGGAAGATCTATTCAATACGGTCAACCTCGTAACGAGTGCCTTGGTGAGTCGCCCGAGTGTCGCCAAGGCCCTCAAGGCTGCAAATGTGGGCTCGATCAGACCAATCCTGGTCCTGAAGCAACTCAAGCAAACACTCCATAGGGATCAGGGCCAGCAGAGGCTTCTGTGGTTATTGGAAAACTTACGTACCACCAGAGCAACCGTGATGCATGATCAGGTGTATGGGCTTCTTGGTCTATGTAGCCCGGAAGAGGCTGCTAGTAATCCAATTCGATACGATCTTGGGCCACAGGAGATCTTTAGGACTTGTGTCGAGCAGCATGCGCGCCTCTACAACAATTTGGACTTCCTTGGTCTCTGCACGCCTGCGCAGAGGAACAATACAAGCCCAGAAACGCCATGTACATGGCATCGATCTTCTAAATGGCCGTCTTGGGTGCCTAATTGGGGCTCAACACGTCTTCGACGTTGTTTAGGCCCCCACGGGGTGGATCAAGAAGGCAATTTTAATGCCTCTGGCTCAATGGTAATTAATTATTCTTTCAAAGGAGACGAATTGGTCGTTTCAGGTATCTTGATCGACAAAATTCGGGACCTAGGGGACTTCTGTGACTCATCTCGACGTGCTGAGCTGTCAGACCCGAATTCCATGCTATTCCAGCAATTTTTCGAGTTTTGGATGAACTCAGCAAACGGGAGCATAACAACAGTATACGGGGACAGAGAGAGCCAAGCCGACGCATTTGCGCGTACCATGAGCCTACTTGGAATATACCTGAACCCAGTGCCTGCAGCAAACATGGTCCCAACCATGTTCTACAAATGGTGCAAGGATTCAAAATTGGGCAGACAACTGCAACAATTTGTTTGTGGATCTAGGATACCCTTCGAGGCACCATATGAAAGATCATTTATAAGGATGAAACGCTTGCTGTCATGGC
It encodes the following:
- a CDS encoding heterokaryon incompatibility protein (HET) domain-containing protein, with product MNDYRPNAPAQAIRLLHLLPRTSSGMLSGKLKKVSIDATPTFVSISHVWGSNLAEARMQVDSGSGNKFVPISRNLESLLQSLLSHSSDTLPQLWQSELLLPMWIDMVCIDQADEGDKSSQIPLMRRIYSQSKIVLIWINESDGHLRYAFQYLRHIAKSRSCTGKDELWTLFDPMGWDALIRLLGCDWFHRRWVIQEAVLSKEAIFLCGPDVMPMEDLFNTVNLVTSALVSRPSVAKALKAANVGSIRPILVLKQLKQTLHRDQGQQRLLWLLENLRTTRATVMHDQVYGLLGLCSPEEAASNPIRYDLGPQEIFRTCVEQHARLYNNLDFLGLCTPAQRNNTSPETPCTWHRSSKWPSWVPNWGSTRLRRCLGPHGVDQEGNFNASGSMVINYSFKGDELVVSGILIDKIRDLGDFCDSSRRAELSDPNSMLFQQFFEFWMNSANGSITTVYGDRESQADAFARTMSLLGIYLNPVPAANMVPTMFYKWCKDSKLGRQLQQFVCGSRIPFEAPYERSFIRMKRLLSWQPFVTEKGYFGLAREQCMVGDEIWLIAGCNVPITLSCPSKKQGGSTMEVKGECFLDGFMFGEIWAGSTRNAPKPQVVTLV